In Pleuronectes platessa chromosome 8, fPlePla1.1, whole genome shotgun sequence, the genomic stretch TGTACCGTAGATATATCTTATTAATGTTTGCATTTTCCAAAAGTTAGGAGGAGTTGAACATTTGAGTGTACATGTCTGCAGTGAGTTTCTGCAtgtctgactctgtgtgtgtgtgtctgtgtgtgtgtgtgtgtgtgtgtctgtgcaggataACACAGTGCTGTCGTGTTGGTGAGACGGTGAGAATTCAAGCAGATTACAGAGGAGAAATCCGATCATTACGCCACACAGACCCTGTGTTTTACTCGCAGAAAACAGGTGGGTGCATGAGCCAACAGGATGAAAAAGTTCCATGTTTTCtatcatacaaaaaaaaaaaaaggtggacGGTCAGCGGGTGCAGGGATGGGTAGGGCCCGCCGAGACGAAATGCTACTATAGGACACCGTCTGTGGGAGTTTAAATGATGTGGTTGGAACAGAAGGGGAGTGGGCTGAAATTCCTTTCACACACAAGAGGGATCTGAGGGCAGGCCCTTGGCTACCCTGACACCTGGTGGACAACCGAGGACTGAGGACACTCAAGTCTGTTTGGATTAAAGCTTGGGGATTCCACAAGGACGTTTAGTTTGGTCTGAGCAGTGATGGAAGTCAGAGACCTAAAacgttaaattaaatataattccTACTTGGTCATATTGAAACCTGCAGATGGCTTAAAAACACATCTCATGACTAAAGAAACCAATAATACCAGTCTACTTGTTCTGCTCTGAAGAACAGGTGAAGATATAACTGTTACATAGTCATTATACATTATTATAAAAGGTATTTGTTAGTCAAAAGAGATAGTTCTAAAAATATAACTTATTTAAAGACCAGTGTTGAAAACAggtatattttctatttaaccCAAGTGGCAAATTACATGTGTTACATCATGTTTGGAAACCTATTTGCAGCAGGTGTAAGATGGGGCCTCATGTggtgaatgtaaaaatatatagaacCATTATCTTATATTCATAACCTTTCAAAGTTATTTCGCCAGATTAGTCTCACAGCTTTAGAATATTACAAATCATGTTGCTGGAAAGTTGGATAAGGTAAAAAAGGGAGGCTTATATTCCAGGCAGCTGAATGGTCACGTGGTGCTGCTCAAGTTTAAATACAAATTGTCTGATGTTACTCAAAACTGAGTAAATAAACAGAGCATCAATAAACGGTTCCACAGGAGTTCTGGTTTGGTttaacttttaataaatgaaaagtGTTTCATAGTGACTTATCCTGGCTTCTAAATGTGATGTAAAGTATATAATGGCAGGTTTTATTTCACAGGTAACATCTAAGTCTCCACTCAGGTCTTACCTTTTCAAGCTCTTTTGCCACTTTCTTCTGAGGCTTCACAACATTGTCATCACTGtcgtcatcttcatcatcactagAAAAAAGCATCAAGAAAAATACTTGTTAGGTAAAGTAAAAAGCAGAATCACAGATGTCTCGGCACCATCGCTTCAGTAAGGAATGGTGAGTAATGTTTTAATCATAAgtgacagcaaaaaaaaaaacatactcaTCGTCATCTTCGTCACTGTCTTCTTCATCGTCGTCATCAGAATCCATCTTTAGTTTTTTCTACAAGGAAAATTAATCTTCAGTTTGTTCAGAGTTTCAAATATCAATAACAAATCACCAGCGCTGCCTCAAAACCGTTCTAACACGATTCAGTCTTGCTCTCATCTAAAGctagaaataaataaaccctGTAACTGTTTCAAAATGAACTCAAGGAACAAACTGAGGTATCTACCAACAGAGGCTTCTTCCCCGACATCAGGCTCGCAGGTCGTTTCACCGGCGAAGAGttgttctcctcttcttcatcctctgagTCCTTCACACCTACGGAGCAAACACTCGTTACTGCTTTGTTTTAACGATGTAGTAACGTGTTACTTGGGTGATGTGATGTCTCTAATTctagaaaaaggaaaagtgacAGTGGTACTCACTAACAAAGTGCTGCCCGCTGATGTGAACTGGTCCAGAGCCGGACTGGAGCCGGAAGGTAACGGGAGGAGTGATCTCAAATCCACCTAAACCCATCTGGACAatatcataaaaaataaaaaaaagctattAATTTACACCAAGCAAATGCAGACATGTAAACGTTTactaacagaataaaacaatgcagaaaatatgTGCATGTGCTGATGTTGACTCACGGACGGCAGGACGGACGGCTTCAGGGCGACCAGCGGCACTTTGGTGGTTTTCCCATCATAGGTGAGGCCCTCGACTTCCACCATGTGGAACTTGTCCTCCGCCTCAGCTCCCAGACACACCTGCAACAGCAGACGGACACaaaataatacttaattagATCACTTAAAAAATGAATCATTAGATTAATCAATGAAATAGAAGGAGCCCTAATAGTAAACCCTGGTGTCTTCCAGCTGCagagattattaatatgtgaCAGAAACAGTAAAAACTACCCACACCAATGTTTACATGTATTAAAGCATGTGTTGTTGACAGtggagtagtgtgtgtgtgtgtgtgtgtgtgtgtgtgtgtgtctctctcaccgCTTTGAGTGACAGCTGCTGCTCCGTGTCATCGTCCTCTACGTCAACTTTGAACTCGCGTCTGTCGGACTTGAGGGTGCAACCTGGggacaaagacacaacacaacacaactcaagCTTAACGCAaaaatcatacacacacacaacaaggaggggggggggggggtagcttaGCTGGGCTAGCTAACAATAGAGCTGAATTGGCGCCGAGTGacgtggggggcgggggggggggcagattagCATGCTACTAGGCTAACTCCCGCTAGCTCTACATGTTAAATGGCCACTGGAGCGTGACACCGAGGCGCAGCGGCCGAAAGGGAGACGGGTGAAGTGAGAGGCGAGTCGGGGGGAAGGAGCTCACCGAACAAATACATCTGTGGTCGGCTCACATCCGAGATGTCGTCCTCCATCTTTGTTGTGGGCGGCCAAACATCCGGGAGGAGGTTTGAGCGACAGGACCCGGAGCCAATGGGGAAGCTGAAATGTCAGCCAGGGAGGGGAAAGATCTGAGCCAATGGGATTAGAGAAGGGGGCGGGACGAAGGGAGATGGATGTTCTAATGGGTGAACACTAGATGGCGCTGTCATTGTATAGATAGAtaatagagagatggatggtagatagagagagagaaagagagagagagagagagagagagagagagagagagcgagagacagatagatagatagatagatagatagatagatagatagatagatagatagatagttggatagatagatagatagatagatagatagatggatagatagatagatggatagatagatagatagatagttggatagatagatagatagataaatagatagatagatagatagatagatagatggatagttaaatagatagatagatagatagatagatagatagatagttggatagatagatagatagataaatagatagatagatagatagatagatggatagatggatagatggatagatagatagatagatagatagatagatagatagatagatagatagatagttggatagatagatagatagataaatagatagatagatagatagatagttggatagatagatagttggatagatagatagatagatagatagatagatagatagatagatagatagatagatagatagatagatagatagatggatagatggatagatggatagatggatagaaggataattagatagatagatagatagatagatagatagatagatagatagatagatagatagatagatagatggatagatggatagttagatagatagatagatagatagatagatagatagatagatagatagatagatagatagataaatagataaatagacagaTAGCTATATTAAGATATTCTCCCTCATGTCTGTCACTTAATATGTGGACTAAATAAAGAGGCCTTTGGTCAGATGTATTACAATATGAAAGGTGCAGCCCAGGGACCAGTTGATCTGTGAAGACTCTTCTGTGGTTGTTTAAATATactgataataaaaacacacaaccactgcAGGCAAATTACACAAAATCATTTTATCTGTGGGAGGAAAAGACGGGTTTAAGGACAATTTAGTGTGTATAAACACATTCCTCTTTATTTAGTCAGGGATTTAATTATGAACACATATTCTATTCATTCACAGAAGATCCTGGAGCAACATTTAACTGAAacgactgtttttttatttatttaatgaattcatgtatttctttgttttgtagGAAGCAAATCTGACCATGTATcctcttttaatttgaaaaacaacataataaaaatacaaggCTTCCatgaaattacagtttttttatttacttgtattaatacatttatttatctgacGGACAGTTATGTGTCATGCAGATCTTCACCCCAGGCAAAGGAGCCTCAAACCAAAATGTCCTTAATCTAATTGAGTTTGTAACCTTCATAAATTCCTCCTCACGTGTCACCTTCAGGCTGCTGAGTCGCTGTTGAGTCACTGGGATCCACAGAACCAGCATCCAGAAGAAACCCAGTGGTCTTCATACTCGACTGCATGACTCGGTGCCAGGACACGTCCTCGTCAGGGCTGCTACACACTGATGGACACGTCTTACTCAACACGTTGGTTTTGCAATGTGGTTTAGATTCCTGAAGGTGCACAGATGTTAGTGTATGTGCATTTCGTTGTGTGCATGCTCCCTAACTTCTGACACtgcactcccccccccctccaatctGCTGGACCCCCACTTTACACTCGCTTGTTCCTGCATGTGTGAGCGGCTGCACGAACACGCGTCACGTCAGCAGGTTGACTTTCCTCTGAAGTCTCTGTCATGGCCTCGCGGCGCTGAGAGACACTTTCGCTCCTCACCTCACTCCTGGACTTTTTTTACAACAACCAGCGTTTGTTCAATAATCGTCGAACTGAAAATCGAGCGCCATTAGCTGAGGCTTCAGCCGAGAGACGAGCGGCCGCGTGCTGGAGGTCAGCCGACGCTTCGGTTCTCACGTCCCTGCACTCTCTATTTTTTAGATTTCGATTGAAGGAGTCAGCTAAAGAGGATTGTCATTTGTTAACCTTCTGCAGGTTTGTTTATCCTGCatatcataaacacacaacagtttTATCTATAAgcttaaaaacattatttaatattttttgtatccGTGTACGTTACACAATGAAACCTTGAGCCTCTCTGCAGCTGCCTCGTGGAGACTTAACTATTTACCATGTTTCCCAGCACCTGACGGGAGCAGACGGAGCGTGACGCACAGAACAACATTGACTACGTGGTGAAAAGGTTTTTCTCTGGCACCAAACCCAGCGCCTGATAGGAAGTCTGATAGAGGCCGAGCCTCTCGCTCTTGTTCATCTTGTGTGGTGACATTTTATTGGATAAGGACGGAGAAGGGgttgaggagaaaataaaactctgcagagccatgacaggagaggagaggaaaacatcttTAAGCACCTGTAGGAAAACACAATGCACGGTTTGAAAACAAGAAAAGGGAGGAATTTCTCTAGAATGGGCCAAGTCACGTCTTCAAGGCGTCCGAGACGGAGAGATGAAAGAAGCGGCAGGCAGCGGAGGAAGTGGGGGTGGAGGAGGCGTCACCTGGAGAACTGCCGGCTACTGACAGGATCCCAACCAGGCAGGGCGCCCTGAGAAACCCACTGAACACAGGCGCTGTGTTTTGAGGGAAAGCCGGGGGTGGATGAGGtcggctgcagctgcagacagCTGTTTCCAACCAGATCATCAACTTGCTGTGAGCGGAGCGGCAGGTATCCAAACACAAAGGCACGAGATGTTTCACCCTGCAGTTTGAGAAACGCAGATCTGTCATAACGGCCTGTTCGCCAAGATGAACCACGTTGTGCTCACAGGTCAAAGAGATGTTGTGAGTGGATGTTGAGTTTCAGAGCTGGGGCGTTGAAGAACCATTCATGGTGTTGGAGGCTCATTCACGAGCGAGGACACTGAACCATGTGTTCACTGTGTTTCTAGAGGCCGTGTTTCTGTTATGACTCGGGTGATAAGCGTTTGTGCGATAGGGCCGATGTGGTGATAACAGTGTTTACGACTGTCTGGTGTGTAGGTGGCCGTCGTTCACACAGAGAACCATGGAAGTCGGTGCTGAATAAATAGTTCCAGCCTTAAAACAACATCCAGCTAAATAAATGTGCTgacggaggttatgttttcacccccgtctgtttgattgtttgttttggttgtaGCTTCGTTTGTGAGCTAGATTAGACAAAAGCAACTGAATGGATTATCACATGAACCTGGTGAAAGGATGTGGAAtgagtcagagaagaacccatcAGGTGTTGGTGCACGTCAGGTAATTCAGGAattcttctctttgtctttgacATTGCAAGATTTCCCCATTTCCCCCCGGGAGTAattcatagatagatagaaaatcTGGTATATTCAGGCAACTGATATCAATAAGTGTGTAGAATCTGGTGCAGCTTTATTGAATTTCCCAGGTAATAGATGGTGACGGCCCACACTTTGAACAGCTCTAGTCCCAGATGTAAATTTACGTTACATAAAAAAccttataaaatgtttttagcCTGGAACCAGACGGACCAGCTGCAAGATGAATCgtgactagggttgcaaaggggcggaaaatttccggtaaatttctGGGAACTTTATTGAAACTTTCCATGGAGATattaagctcgggaattttgggatataaaaaaaaaaccccTCCAatttgcatttctccatcacaagataattcccagcatcctgcacactacagcaggactattgaggcctgctgtagtgtgcaggactagtcaggtaagtttcaatgatattaatggggaaaatatattagcatgctgattgattATTTgtcatctgtccatctagcctctttctattcatctatccatcaagtgtaaaatattttttaagacGATTCCAATCGTTTGGCCAActctttatatctctggcattgcattagtgtttttttacaagcttttttctcatcttattctacataacaatgccacgtgcactatctcatgtgtggagacatttcaccccagccaatgtagaaggaaaggctgtgtacatttgcaaatactgtgcaaagacctatgttaagaatgacacaaagatgcagaagcatatagtcaagtccccaaagtttcctcagggctcaaatcagcctatgacaaaacaaaatgtttatatttatgtctgtatatgacaaggtaaatacagttagtataaattaccaacacaatttccagtttattcccgttaattcccattaattcccgttaattcccgttaattcccgttaattcccgtatattcccttatattcccgtatattccagttaattcccatggaaagtttccaactttgaaaattaccggaattttgcaaccctaatcgTGACCATGACACGTTTGATTCAGAGCAAAAATAAACTATTGGAAAAAATTAACTGTAGCTTCTTGTTTGCTGTGACCGATCATGTCAGTCTCGCTCAAGTTGTTTCTCACACTGTGCAAGAAGAACTGAAGCAGCTTGAGTCCTCGGTGAACGTGTTCCACTGAAATCACTggaacaaaaacataaacacaacttgTGTTTCACTTGGCGGCTGCACAACTTGTACTTTCTCCAGCGCTCTCATTCTAATTTGAGCTGGCATCGCTCTCCGTGCCTTTATTTACCCAGAGAGGCAGCTTTTCGGGCGACGCCTCGCTTCACGTTCACACATGGGAGCTGCAGTCATCAGTTTTTATGTATAAAGAGAAGTGAAGGTATTGCTCTGTCCTTTTGATGCACTCTGATGCTATCTCACCTTCGGGTGGTTATGAAACATTCGTGTGTAATCATCGCCAACTCCCACGAGGCTAACTACCTCTCTAAAATCATAAAGCATTATTGCATGGTTTTTTCATAATGGTGACAAACACTGTGAGGAAAGagaggcaagaaaaaaaaaaacccagaaaGGTCTGTCATCTTTTCAAAAAGTCACAATatcatttaatataaaacacctttaaattgaacataatgagGAAATCTTTGA encodes the following:
- the npm1b gene encoding nucleophosmin 1b, which produces MEDDISDVSRPQMYLFGCTLKSDRREFKVDVEDDDTEQQLSLKAVCLGAEAEDKFHMVEVEGLTYDGKTTKVPLVALKPSVLPSMGLGGFEITPPVTFRLQSGSGPVHISGQHFVSVKDSEDEEEENNSSPVKRPASLMSGKKPLLKKLKMDSDDDDEEDSDEDDDDDDEDDDSDDNVVKPQKKVAKELEKLSAKKPNKTPVKLNGPAGKASGSAVKPQIKTPAPGKDKPHAGPSKAPSLSDVKNKLSTAAKEGKPLPKTEQKFENFVKSSFKISDKKVVKDLWSFAQTLKIEKK